ctattctaaaagattaagctattagatgaatgcgtggtttaatatttcaatattgtAACGCTCCCCCTCATGCTTAATTTGGTCCTTTTGCTTAGTACTAAGCGTGGACATATTTGATTGGGAAGGCAAAGTGGGACCACCACAAAATCTTTTGATACCATgtaagttattagatgaaggtagagtttattatttaaatattctaacagaCATCTTTTGGCTTTGTCTCCACcatcaagatgaagaagaggctAATACTGTCTACTTCCTACATGTCACCGTATTTTTCAGCTCATTCGAAGAAAGCCATATCCTTCTTAAAAGGACATGTTATGGGGTCCTTAACATCTAAGGCATCATAAGAACAGAAAACAAGTAGTTAAGTACCTGGATGACATGATCCACCACGTCAACCATGTCCTGTGGAGATGTTGTCTCCGACAGCCTGAATCCAAGTAACCTGTAATTTAAGCACTGCACATACCAAGTTGAAAAGGAAATAAGTTCAAACAATCAAAGCATCTACTGAGGAAGCAACATTTCCTTCCTAAGTAGGTTGTTTGTATTATCAAAGCAATACCTTATCTAAGCTACAATCATTGCAGCATTCAATAAGATTGATGATCTCCTTTGACTTAGACCTCACCATGTCAGCTGGAAGCTCCTTAATATAACAATGGGCAACGATTGACACGCATGAGATGACTTTATTACCCCCTTTCCCTCCAAGTCCAAGATCCACAAGTGCAGTAGCTAGTTGCTCCTTCAAACAAAATCGAAAGTTGTATGCATTCAGTTGTAGAGAAATTTGTTCCCTAAATTCTCATGCAAATCTTGGCTTTACTCCACAGTCttaacctgaaaaaaaaaaaaagaaagaaaaagcattttGTGCGAGCTAATTTGCTAGGATTACTGGAGcaagtaaaacaaaaaattagaattgatcAATACTTAAAGCAAATGCACCCTTATAGTGGTCCAATCTCCTCTGTTCTTTCAATAAGTTGTAGCTGATACTTTATAATTAAGTCCTGATTGAGCACAACCTTTTCTGAATTACGAAATTTATACTGTTCCTAGAATTAACATCACTATTTTGGGAATTTGCGGAAAAATTGACATCAAAGATTGTTAATGATAGAGAAGTGACGTGACAACAACACAGCTAACCTTTGGTGTATCCTCAAAAATGTGGTGCACAATATATTCAATAGTTGGCTCAATCAAATTGATGAGcaatcttttcttctcctcacTAGTTTTTGAAACGTCCCTCTTTAATGACATGGCATCCATAAGTAGAATATTCATGTCATTCATGCAGGTGATCAAATATGCTGCAAAAACCACATCTTAAGCTTCAGACCAGAAATGTTACAGCAACTGCTATATTACTAAGAAGGAAGCGGCAATTAGACAACTTGCAAGTGTATATTAGTAAAGGAATATGTTTGAGACATATTTTCAGTGTGTACCGTGACTTTTTAAAGATGGTCATCTAACTTAAAATTGGAGGTCAACCCACAATTTCAAATCCTGGCACACTCTCTCAGTTTTTATTCCAATCCTATTTTCCTTGTTTTCAGGCGGTCCATTCAATAGAATTACACTTACATCATTTTGTTTCAAATGTATCCCACAGCCAACCCTCATGGAGCAGTGCTAATGAGTGTATTTGAATGCATTGAAGGCAATTGTTTGAAGCTTAAGTTTTCTGGACAGACAGTGGTCCAAGAATATGTATTAAAGTGaggtcaaagaaaaatgaaaggtcAAAACATGACAAAGGCTTTGCTCAGATGcacattatttttcataattgagAATTGTCAATTTTTAAACGTTACAAGGCAGCTAAAAATTGAGTCAACTATTACTTGGGTACAAAAGTataaagtagaaaagaaaatcttaagCACTTCAAAATTAGAGAGAATTCCCAAGGTTCATTCTAAATATTTAATCTCTGTTTTAATCTACTAGCTTTTCCTAACAGTATTCTTTAACTAGAGGAAGAACCCATGTCCAGCCTCCATCATCATTCAATGCCTTATGCTTTACTTTACCATTTATATTAGCACAAGAGAAATAATGCATGCCTGTGTCTCGTGATAGTAGCTTTCTTGCACGATGGACCATGTAGAGACGGCAATAAGCAGATGAGAGTGGATCTGCTAACCCTCTTATCATCTTGACTAGCCGGTGAAGACAGTCAGCAGGTTGAACGAGAAGAAAGCGAAAACAAGGCAATATTGCCAGCTCCAAATAACTGAAAAATCATCATGATTAGTTCACAAATCATAATAACACTAACAACAATGACACTTGTTCCCACTTAATAGTTTCAGTGACACAATTCGAGTTTCCTAACTCCAAGCTGGAAAAACAAAATCCTGTTCTGCAGATGCACTTGAAAGATTAACCCAAATTATTCACAATTCCTTGCCATGACTGCAGTACCGGCATACCCAATTGAAGCATGAAGATAATAACATACATAGCACACAAACTTTAATCTAGTTTCAAGTGATGGAGACTTGGCACAGAGAGAACTGCTGAGTAAGAATGGTACCATGACACAATCAAACATGTGTACTGTGATGCAAATGATCATCCTACTGCGAACACAGCTGCATGAATCAATAGCTTACAGAAGTTCCCATACTACTTTTACTGAGTAGCATTACCATAAAAATAGCCAATGCAGTGACAAATCTGCTAAAACTGctccaaaaaattaattggtaCAAGATATATTGAATTTCAGCCAAGTCTTAAGCTTAATGAGGATGACGGAAGATGAAAACTTGCGGCAGGATAATTTCTAGCATGATACTGGATGATTTATAAGCCAAAGAATCCAGACTATACATTCGTGGAAGCAGCTCCATTATGGCACCGACTTTGTAAAACCAGTTGTTGCAAGTTTCTTTGGCATCCTCGCACACCCCAGTCGCATCAAAATTTTCTGCAAATAATACCACGAAGTttcacaaaagaagaacaaaagtttcatatgtTATCAAAAAGATTTGGAAAGAAGCGAAATAGACCTGCTAAGGAGCAAAGTTTGCTCCCATCTACTGTAAATTCAGCCTTTTGCTTTATGCGCTCCCATACCATATCTCCAAGCATGTCCATCACGTCTGTAGCGAGAACAAATAATGTAGGATAAAATTGTCTTACTGATGTATCCATCAGAAGCCTAGCAACCTGCATAAGAATGGAAATTCAACCTTATAAGCTGTAAGTTTTTCCATGAAGGTCCTTTGCTTGCAAAGCTAATTGTTTTCTCAGGAGTCCTATaatccaagaaaaagaataaacaaatccAAGGATCATATTTGCTGAAATTTCaaactaaccaaaaaaaaaaaaaaaaattccatgtttCATATAAAAGATACCCAATCCATCGAATAATGATCATGGTAGCTTACAGAAATTTCTTAAAGTACAGAAGTACAGAAGTACAgatatagaaaagaaatatataaaacaAGGACAAGAATCGAAATTGACACCATCTACCTTTATTGTGAGCTTCAAAGCAGTCACCCGGTCGTCCGAATGCCAAGCTTGGACAATCTTTTCCTTAAAATCAGTTAATCGGAAGACATACTCCTGGCGAGTGATTGACGTGTTTCCCTCTTTAGCAAATTTTTGTGGATCATCCAGTTCTTCCAGACGTGAACTTGTGGAAGATATCTCATCAACTATAATTGCTCAGCAAAAGTAAGTATACAGAAATtctctttgtttatttataagCAACAGAAAATAACCATAAGTTGTTATGACAACTTCAATTTATTcaagaaaggagaaggaagaaaggggaTTATGAAAATGGTTAACATACCCTTATTACTTTTCATTATTCCATCTGATATCTGCAACAAAGGGCTCGATTACAACAAAGTGGTAACAGGCAGCAAGAAAAGTGGCTTCTTGTAATGAAGAATGCcatttgaaagatgagatggcaaGATTTACATGAGCCGCTTCCAATGGgaacttatttttattattacaaAGGTTTTCAAAGACACATGTCATACAATTGAATCAACAGCTTCAACTTGCATGCATGACAGAATAATCAGAAAGACACTGATCATGACGTTTTCAACAAATGTCAATATTAGACCATTGTTCCTTaacaacacaaaagaaaaacaccagGATTTCAGACTATCAAAATCTGTCAATGGTCCATTGAATATCGAGTACATAATTTCACCATATAGATATGAATAACGTACGTGGAACCTCCTTAGAAGGAAACCAACAACTTCCTAAATTTCTGGATAGTGCTCACCATATAGATAGGATTGACATACGTAGAACCTCCTTagaaggaaatcaaaatcctcCTAAGTTTCTGAATAGTGCTAGTAAATTGCAATGTAATGCCTCGCAAATTCAAAACAGAATTATTTGGCAACCATAGAAAAAACTTCTGAAGCACGTTACTCTTAAACCAAGGTCAGTGACCCCAACATTACCATGCACTCAAAGAGGTAATATAGAGCTCTAACACCGCTGCAGTCTCACCCAACAACACTCAACAGGAGATTCATTATTTCCTAGATATATTAGAGATCCAAAAACAGTCGGGTGAATACATGTACAGGAGGTCAGAATCCAAACTGCTCTTGTTGAAAATAATCCAAACACACAATTACATACTTGACATCATTAATTTCAGAAGCTGTCGCCTGATCCAGGCTTTTTCAAACAGTCCACAGTTAAGCAATAAATGATGCCGCCAAAAGGCATACTTACTGATGAGATAGATATCATTTTGGAGATAGGAAACCTCTGCATCAGCAATCTCTTGAATGAATGCCAGTCCCCTGCATGCGGATCATTACGTTCAGCAGAGAAACCTCCAGAAGTACGCTCCTTGTCCGGTAAATTTCGAGGAGCGCCTTCAACGTCAGTGTTTGGCCCTCTCAGAGGATCGAAGAAGTCCTCAATGCGATTGTCCCTGACGGCCTATGGCACAATGCAGATTCTCATATAGCAGAAAACCTCTTTGCGGAAAAAATGCGCCGCAAAAACAAATTGAACCCAACCTAAACTCAATTTCCAACTCCTAAAACTCCAAGgaaaaccgaccaaaaaaagaaaaaaaaactccaagGAAAAATCTGTGATGGTCCAGTCGAGTTCGATCAACTGAATTCTATCAGCATCGATGTCATCTGAAGAGCTCTAAGATGCGATCGAAAGAGGTTGATGAGTCAGTCGAGAGTTCAACGGACCTGAGGTCTCGAGGTTGCGGGAGTGCACAGAGGATGATCGTCGGCGCGCGCGCGAGGAAGCGCGCGCGATTCCTTCTCTCGCTTGTAGTTCCGAGGTCGGAACTCCATTGGAGCGAACTGTTGCAGCTCCTTCGATCTCCTTCCCGCCCTCCTTTTCCCTGCGCTCGTCTCCTTTCGCGAGGGAGCGGACGCGGTGACTGAGTCGAGACTCGGGTCTGAGTTCGCAAGGCCCGGGTTTTTTACAGTTGAGTTTGACTTTACCGTGGTTTGACCGTGGTGAAGAGAAATGAGAATTTCTATTTACcggaaaaagggaaatttctaTGAATTTATTCCAAACATTGCCAATAAAGTTTTTTCTTCACACGATTTTacttgaaaattatattttacttttgagtCATGCTAGCAAGTTTGAAATTCCCCATTAGCATGTTTATTGAGAATTGAGCATGATCCACTTATTTAAAAGCCATTCAATTGTCTacttaataataaatttttattctccaaGTTAGGGCAAATTATTTTATAGGCTGGACTTtcatcaatttgaatatttcatGATTTGAATCCCACCGTAAACTCATAAAGTCACAATTGAGATCAATAATCAATTGGTCAACTacctaaaaattaaattatcttATATGATGATACTATTACATTACCAAtaactatttaatttatatattgttTGTACcataataattatatatttatgaaaataaattatagatAGGGAAAAGGAGCAACAAGAGAAATCGATCTTACATGGATCCACCTTAATCAAGATCCAATGACTATTATGTACctttaaattataatatatatgaaGGATTGGACGGACTTGAAAAAATATTCGAGTATATTTAGATagatatttattattatatttttactaTAAAACATGTCAATTAATTTGAAACTTGTAAAGTTTCAACACTCATGAATGTTGATACGTAGAATCATGTTCTTAATTCCAAAACTgaacaataaaaagaattttggtaggaaataaaaaaaaaaaaattgtgtttttaggccttttttaaagtaaaatcaAACCCGGTACGCTGGAAAGGCCCGATCCGCTCATCCCCGATCCGGCCCGCCCATTGTAAATCGGGCGTCTCGACCGTGCCACGAAAAAACCCGCCCGAGCCGACTCAACTCAGCTCGACTCGACTCATAAACCCCGGCGTCCCGACTCAGCGCAAGCGGAGAGAGAGCAGCGAgccttcgtcttcgtcttcttaTCTAAAACCCTCCCGCGTCGGGGGAGCTCCATCATCCAAAACCATGTCTTCTTCGCTCTCTTCTCTCCAATTCAAATTCCTGCATCTCTCCCCCAACCTCGCCTCTCCTCACTTCCAACCTCCGCTCCCGCCTCACCAGCCCATCGACTTCGGCCGCCGGACCAAGCTCGAGCTCAgagcgtcgtcgtcgtcgtcctcctcctccgcctcgaaGCCGCCGCCGCAGCGGCCGAAGAAGAGACGGAGCGCGAGCGACGCGGACCGAGGGATCGATCCGACGGGATTCCTCACCAAGCTGGGCATCTCCCACAAAGGCTTCGCTCAGTTCCTTCGCGAGAGGTATGTGAGTAGTTAGTTCGAGTAGAAGCAGAAGTGCGATCGGTTTCGGTCTGCTACGTTACCGAGGAAGTCTATTTTTCAACAATGTGGTGTCGCTAGGCTACCGATCATGTTTTTTGTGGAGCTTCGAAACTCGAGGGAGAGTTAGTTACGGGCTGAAGCTATATCGCGAGCACAACGCTTATGAATATGGCCCGGGACATTACGTCATCAGTGAAATTCAATCTTACTGTTGCATAAGATAGTAGCTCGAGGTTTTGCGGCCTTCTTACTTAAGCAGTTAGTGCCTTTTTGTGCGCGTGCGCACTGAAGTGTGAAATGAAGGTGGAGAATGGATTCTCCAGAGAATATATTGCTGGCCCTTTCCTTTGATCAGTTGGAAATTGTTCTTCAGTTTGTCTATTGTTGCCATACTTTTTCAGGCATAAAGCACTGAAGGACCTCAAAGATGAGATATTCAATCGTCACCTCAATCTCAAGGAAATGGCCTCTGGGTTAGTCTTACCTTGTGATATTTAAGTTCACTTACTTTCTTGCTTCTTATACTGAACCGTACCTCTGATACATATAAAGGAAAGATCTTTTCAACTAGCTATCGCAACTGTTGTCAATCTTCTTCCGTTATCATGTTCTTTCACCCATTCTTATGGTCTCTGGCACCATCTCAGTCCGATGAGAGACACGAGATCCTTTCTCTCGAGGCTGTTCAATGAATCCACGGGCACACAATTCATAGTGTTTTGCTAGTCACTATGCAGTTTCACCAAACTACAAGGGGCAATAGTATGCATTTATATGATTAGGGCtttctgttttccttttctagcAAAGGAAAACGACTCACCTGTTTGTCGGAGTATATATTCCTATGTTTTTTCACTTTCATATGGCAGTTTAATGTTTACCTCTTCTTGATTGGCTGGTATATTTATTTGGTGGCTGAACCTGAGTGAGATTTCATTTGTCTAGAtcttaataattattttccctTCAGATTTGAGATATTGGGTATGCATCGTCATGTGGAACATCGGGTAGATTATATGGAATGGGCTCCAGGTTTGACATGATACTCAACTCTGATTATAATCTCAATCTGTTTGATGAACTGgacattgttttattgaaaaatttgtcAACCTGCTCTGTATTATAATTTGCCTATTCAAAGTTTTACGAGTCCCTCAGACATTTTGTCTACTTTTTGGTGCACAGACTTATCCATCACTTTTTCCCCCTCTTGCTCTAAGAATTATCTTTTATCTTTGCATCACCTTTCACTTGTGGCATGTTAATTCTAGGTGCTCGCTATTGTGCCCTTGTTGGTGACTTCAATGGCTGGTCACCAACTGAAAATTGTGCTAGAGAGGGTCACGTTGGCCATGACGACTATGGTTATTGGTTTATCATTCTCGAAGATAAGCTAAGGGAAGGAGAAAAGCCTGATGAGCTTTACTTTCAGCAGTATAACTATATAGACGACTATGACAAAGGTGACAGTGGTCTTACCATAGAAGAGATCTTCAGAAAGGCAAATGATGAATACTGGGAACCTGGAGAGGATCGTTTTGTGAAAAATCGATATGAATTACCAGCAAAGTTATATGAACAGTTATTTGGGCCAAATGGGCCTCAATCAATAGAGGAATTGGGAGAAATACCGGATGCTGAGACGAGATATAGAGCTTTCAAAGAAGAGCATAAGGATGATCCGCCTGGCAGCCGACCTCCATTTGACGTTATTGACAATGGTAAAAACTATGACATTTATAACATAGCGGGCGATCCTGTTACCTATGAAAAGTTTAAAGCTAAGAAGCCACCAATAGCATATTGGTTAGAGACGCGTAAAGGGAGGAAAGCATGGCTAAAAAAGTATGCTCCTGGTATTCCTCACGGAAGCAAATATAGGGTATACTTTAATACTCCTAGCGGACCATTGGAACGAGTTCCTGCTTGGGCTACTTATGTACAGCCAGGTATCCTTGCTTTTCAACTATCAGCATTAATCAATTGGTTTCCATCTTCCTTCCAAACAATAGATTTTGTGCGTTGTTATTTTGACGTGAACTACAGTGTCAAGTATTTTGTTTCAACAACCACCACCAACTCCACCACCAAGCCTTTTAACACTAAGTGGAGTCGTCTAAATGGATCTTTTGACACATTGTGCTCTATCCTGGACTAAATCTTTGTTATATCGTATGTCTGATTTTTATTCAAAGTATCTGACTCTATCTTTTTAGGCCTTCTCCTACCCCTTTTACCCTGCATTTC
The window above is part of the Eucalyptus grandis isolate ANBG69807.140 chromosome 6, ASM1654582v1, whole genome shotgun sequence genome. Proteins encoded here:
- the LOC104450252 gene encoding VPS35 endosomal protein sorting factor-like isoform X4, with protein sequence MEFRPRNYKREKESRALPRARADDHPLCTPATSRPQAVRDNRIEDFFDPLRGPNTDVEGAPRNLPDKERTSGGFSAERNDPHAGDWHSFKRLLMQRFPISKMISISSISDGIMKSNKVDEISSTSSRLEELDDPQKFAKEGNTSITRQEYVFRLTDFKEKIVQAWHSDDRVTALKLTIKVARLLMDTSVRQFYPTLFVLATDVMDMLGDMVWERIKQKAEFTVDGSKLCSLAENFDATGVCEDAKETCNNWFYKVGAIMELLPRIYLELAILPCFRFLLVQPADCLHRLVKMIRGLADPLSSAYCRLYMVHRARKLLSRDTAYLITCMNDMNILLMDAMSLKRDVSKTSEEKKRLLINLIEPTIEYIVHHIFEDTPKEQLATALVDLGLGGKGGNKVISCVSIVAHCYIKELPADMVRSKSKEIINLIECCNDCSLDKCLNYRLLGFRLSETTSPQDMVDVVDHVIQVVLLWGKLDEFLKVMDAFLDLVLQNQMDNHILNVLEGIAMLARDKAFTEEELGSLQSILVKLVSHFEDLEDLFGLNHYLEILDMMYGRPRSIVNVHILDRAIRKGLWQDHHIIQLLFGISKSLMDEIDQTSMIDNDYQQPARLISRFVSMVDYGSDVERHLAFLAECRGAFGSINELKEALVHSSNSLAIQGLKHSNKHFSFIMSCIAYSEVTIPSISSPMKQSNLYIETAEVALLGGLVSHAEGLAESAVSCLQSLVLNGSPGIADVEGILSSFQKLCSLLVMVPGRNSNTGPSLNYAPKSLFVFSDSQSKMIPRTTTRLFSAIILLSAALSQETLPYHADNFGIPGNDQLFYGDSSYSQELLSISNLAAQKLVDAIQQEPSSVARGIMALEACNCIASSFRVLLDALTWTWQKTEKQVRRETG
- the LOC104450252 gene encoding VPS35 endosomal protein sorting factor-like isoform X5, which produces MEFRPRNYKREKESRALPRARADDHPLCTPATSRPQAVRDNRIEDFFDPLRGPNTDVEGAPRNLPDKERTSGGFSAERNDPHAGDWHSFKRLLMQRFPISKMISISSISDGIMKSNKVDEISSTSSRLEELDDPQKFAKEGNTSITRQEYVFRLTDFKEKIVQAWHSDDRVTALKLTIKVARLLMDTSVRQFYPTLFVLATDVMDMLGDMVWERIKQKAEFTVDGSKLCSLAENFDATGVCEDAKETCNNWFYKVGAIMELLPRIYLELAILPCFRFLLVQPADCLHRLVKMIRGLADPLSSAYCRLYMVHRARKLLSRDTAYLITCMNDMNILLMDAMSLKRDVSKTSEEKKRLLINLIEPTIEYIVHHIFEDTPKEQLATALVDLGLGGKGGNKVISCVSIVAHCYIKELPADMVRSKSKEIINLIECCNDCSLDKCLNYRLLGFRLSETTSPQDMVDVVDHVIQVVLLWGKLDEFLKVMDAFLDLVLQNQMDNHILNVLEGIAMLARDKAFTEEELGSLQSILVKLVSHFEDLEDLFGLNHYLEILDMMYGRPRSIVNVHILDRAIRKGLWQDHHIIQLLFGISKSLMDEIDQTSMIDNDYQQPARLISRFVSMVDYGSDVERHLAFLAECRGAFGSINELKEALVHSSNSLAIQGLKHSNKHFSFIMSCIAYSEVTIPSISSPMKQSNLYIETAEVALLGGLVSHAEGLAESAVSCLQSLVLNGSPGIADVEGILSSFQKLCSLLVMVPGRNSNTGPSLNYAPKSLFVFSDSQSKMIPRTTTRLFSAIILLSAALSQETLPYHADNFGEPSSVARGIMALEACNCIASSFRQMSPETSNICFKLLGIAKLCLGAQDKYIKSTTKFLETCSLPSSDEAQEGI
- the LOC104450252 gene encoding VPS35 endosomal protein sorting factor-like isoform X7, which produces MEFRPRNYKREKESRALPRARADDHPLCTPATSRPQAVRDNRIEDFFDPLRGPNTDVEGAPRNLPDKERTSGGFSAERNDPHAGDWHSFKRLLMQRFPISKMISISSISDGIMKSNKVDEISSTSSRLEELDDPQKFAKEGNTSITRQEYVFRLTDFKEKIVQAWHSDDRVTALKLTIKVARLLMDTSVRQFYPTLFVLATDVMDMLGDMVWERIKQKAEFTVDGSKLCSLAENFDATGVCEDAKETCNNWFYKVGAIMELLPRIYLELAILPCFRFLLVQPADCLHRLVKMIRGLADPLSSAYCRLYMVHRARKLLSRDTAYLITCMNDMNILLMDAMSLKRDVSKTSEEKKRLLINLIEPTIEYIVHHIFEDTPKEQLATALVDLGLGGKGGNKVISCVSIVAHCYIKELPADMVRSKSKEIINLIECCNDCSLDKCLNYRLLGFRLSETTSPQDMVDVVDHVIQVVLLWGKLDEFLKVMDAFLDLVLQNQMDNHILNVLEGIAMLARDKAFTEEELGSLQSILVKLVSHFEDLEDLFGLNHYLEILDMMYGRPRSIVNVHILDRAIRKGLWQDHHIIQLLFGISKSLMDEIDQTSMIDNDYQQPARLISRFVSMVDYGSDVERHLAFLAECRGAFGSINELKEALVHSSNSLAIQGLKHSNKHFSFIMSCIAYSEVTIPSISSPMKQSNLYIETAEVALLGGLVSHAEGLAESAVSCLQSLVLNGSPGIADVEGILSSFQKLCSLLVMVPGRNSNTGPSLNYAPKSLFVFSDSQSKMIPRTTTRLFSAIILLSAALSQETLPYHADNFGIPGAFFSCSWNHGP
- the LOC104450252 gene encoding VPS35 endosomal protein sorting factor-like isoform X6, producing the protein MEFRPRNYKREKESRALPRARADDHPLCTPATSRPQAVRDNRIEDFFDPLRGPNTDVEGAPRNLPDKERTSGGFSAERNDPHAGDWHSFKRLLMQRFPISKMISISSISDGIMKSNKVDEISSTSSRLEELDDPQKFAKEGNTSITRQEYVFRLTDFKEKIVQAWHSDDRVTALKLTIKVARLLMDTSVRQFYPTLFVLATDVMDMLGDMVWERIKQKAEFTVDGSKLCSLAENFDATGVCEDAKETCNNWFYKVGAIMELLPRIYLELAILPCFRFLLVQPADCLHRLVKMIRGLADPLSSAYCRLYMVHRARKLLSRDTAYLITCMNDMNILLMDAMSLKRDVSKTSEEKKRLLINLIEPTIEYIVHHIFEDTPKEQLATALVDLGLGGKGGNKVISCVSIVAHCYIKELPADMVRSKSKEIINLIECCNDCSLDKCLNYRLLGFRLSETTSPQDMVDVVDHVIQVVLLWGKLDEFLKVMDAFLDLVLQNQMDNHILNVLEGIAMLARDKAFTEEELGSLQSILVKLVSHFEDLEDLFGLNHYLEILDMMYGRPRSIVNVHILDRAIRKGLWQDHHIIQLLFGISKSLMDEIDQTSMIDNDYQQPARLISRFVSMVDYGSDVERHLAFLAECRGAFGSINELKEALVHSSNSLAIQGLKHSNKHFSFIMSCIAYSEVTIPSISSPMKQSNLYIETAEVALLGGLVSHAEGLAESAVSCLQSLVLNGSPGIADVEGILSSFQKLCSLLVMVPGRNSNTGPSLNYAPKSLFVFSDSQSKMIPRTTTRLFSAIILLSAALSQETLPYHADNFGEPSSVARGIMALEACNCIASSFRMSPETSNICFKLLGIAKLCLGAQDKYIKSTTKFLETCSLPSSDEAQEGI
- the LOC104450252 gene encoding VPS35 endosomal protein sorting factor-like isoform X8, which translates into the protein MEFRPRNYKREKESRALPRARADDHPLCTPATSRPQAVRDNRIEDFFDPLRGPNTDVEGAPRNLPDKERTSGGFSAERNDPHAGDWHSFKRLLMQRFPISKMISISSISDGIMKSNKVDEISSTSSRLEELDDPQKFAKEGNTSITRQEYVFRLTDFKEKIVQAWHSDDRVTALKLTIKVARLLMDTSVRQFYPTLFVLATDVMDMLGDMVWERIKQKAEFTVDGSKLCSLAENFDATGVCEDAKETCNNWFYKVGAIMELLPRIYLELAILPCFRFLLVQPADCLHRLVKMIRGLADPLSSAYCRLYMVHRARKLLSRDTAYLITCMNDMNILLMDAMSLKRDVSKTSEEKKRLLINLIEPTIEYIVHHIFEDTPKEQLATALVDLGLGGKGGNKVISCVSIVAHCYIKELPADMVRSKSKEIINLIECCNDCSLDKCLNYRLLGFRLSETTSPQDMVDVVDHVIQVVLLWGKLDEFLKVMDAFLDLVLQNQMDNHILNVLEGIAMLARDKAFTEEELGSLQSILVKLVSHFEDLEDLFGLNHYLEILDMMYGRPRSIVNVHILDRAIRKGLWQDHHIIQLLFGISKSLMDEIDQTSMIDNDYQQPARLISRFVSMVDYGSDVERHLAFLAECRGAFGSINELKEALVHSSNSLAIQGLKHSNKHFSFIMSCIAYSEVTIPSISSPMKQSNLYIETAEVALLGGLVSHAEGLAESAVSCLQSLVLNGSPGIADVEGILSSFQKLCSLLVMVPGRNSNTGPSLNYAPKSLFVFSDSQSKMIPRTTTRLFSAIILLSAALSQETLPYHADNFGVISG
- the LOC104450252 gene encoding VPS35 endosomal protein sorting factor-like isoform X3: MEFRPRNYKREKESRALPRARADDHPLCTPATSRPQAVRDNRIEDFFDPLRGPNTDVEGAPRNLPDKERTSGGFSAERNDPHAGDWHSFKRLLMQRFPISKMISISSISDGIMKSNKVDEISSTSSRLEELDDPQKFAKEGNTSITRQEYVFRLTDFKEKIVQAWHSDDRVTALKLTIKVARLLMDTSVRQFYPTLFVLATDVMDMLGDMVWERIKQKAEFTVDGSKLCSLAENFDATGVCEDAKETCNNWFYKVGAIMELLPRIYLELAILPCFRFLLVQPADCLHRLVKMIRGLADPLSSAYCRLYMVHRARKLLSRDTAYLITCMNDMNILLMDAMSLKRDVSKTSEEKKRLLINLIEPTIEYIVHHIFEDTPKEQLATALVDLGLGGKGGNKVISCVSIVAHCYIKELPADMVRSKSKEIINLIECCNDCSLDKCLNYRLLGFRLSETTSPQDMVDVVDHVIQVVLLWGKLDEFLKVMDAFLDLVLQNQMDNHILNVLEGIAMLARDKAFTEEELGSLQSILVKLVSHFEDLEDLFGLNHYLEILDMMYGRPRSIVNVHILDRAIRKGLWQDHHIIQLLFGISKSLMDEIDQTSMIDNDYQQPARLISRFVSMVDYGSDVERHLAFLAECRGAFGSINELKEALVHSSNSLAIQGLKHSNKHFSFIMSCIAYSEVTIPSISSPMKQSNLYIETAEVALLGGLVSHAEGLAESAVSCLQSLVLNGSPGIADVEGILSSFQKLCSLLVMVPANTGPSLNYAPKSLFVFSDSQSKMIPRTTTRLFSAIILLSAALSQETLPYHADNFGIPGNDQLFYGDSSYSQELLSISNLAAQKLVDAIQQEPSSVARGIMALEACNCIASSFRQMSPETSNICFKLLGIAKLCLGAQDKYIKSTTKFLETCSLPSSDEAQEGI